Proteins encoded within one genomic window of Saccharopolyspora pogona:
- a CDS encoding glycosyl hydrolase family 18 protein produces the protein MRQKTDTMRRLMEWARPAASAREPRGSQPSTSDTPADRVRAFSRLGGSIWFLALIAVAVVLVVMTLMPRGGGPPQPGSLAVASLPFWNLNNGTSMVTQNRQAVNEVSPWIYGLSQDGRLANQYPPEQTAEVGRQIGQLRAAGIPIVPSLANITDGKWAYEPVAKMLHDPAKRRAHIDEIVELVKREDYSGIDIDYENLRAGDRQVFTDFITELGKALDDEGKTLAVAVFAKATDAGYDERNVAQDYAAIGRAADEVRLMGYDYHWGTSPPGPVAPITWVRETLNYAKTQIPPERIVLGVPLYGYDWVDGNGTAVTWLQAFRLSTEHRAKVNYDGLTQSPWFRYTDEQGREHEVWFENAASSKAKFEAARGSGIRGVYLWMFGYEDTETWRELRQSLPLDGAQ, from the coding sequence ATGCGGCAGAAGACCGATACGATGCGCCGGCTCATGGAATGGGCCCGGCCCGCGGCGAGCGCGCGAGAGCCCCGCGGATCCCAACCATCCACATCGGACACACCCGCTGACCGGGTCCGGGCCTTCAGCCGGCTGGGCGGGTCGATCTGGTTCCTGGCGCTGATCGCGGTGGCGGTGGTGCTCGTCGTGATGACGCTGATGCCGCGCGGCGGAGGACCACCGCAGCCCGGCTCGCTGGCCGTCGCATCGCTACCGTTCTGGAACCTCAACAACGGCACGTCGATGGTGACCCAGAACCGGCAGGCGGTCAACGAGGTTTCGCCCTGGATCTACGGGCTGAGCCAGGACGGCCGGCTGGCCAACCAGTACCCTCCGGAGCAGACCGCCGAGGTCGGCAGGCAGATCGGGCAGCTGCGCGCGGCGGGCATCCCGATCGTGCCGTCGCTGGCGAACATCACCGACGGCAAATGGGCCTACGAACCGGTCGCCAAGATGCTGCACGACCCGGCGAAGCGGCGCGCCCACATCGACGAGATCGTCGAGCTCGTCAAGCGCGAGGACTACTCGGGCATCGACATCGACTACGAGAACCTGCGCGCCGGCGACCGGCAGGTCTTCACCGACTTCATCACCGAACTGGGCAAGGCCCTGGATGATGAGGGGAAGACGCTGGCGGTGGCGGTCTTCGCGAAGGCCACTGACGCCGGATACGACGAGCGCAACGTGGCGCAGGACTACGCCGCGATCGGCAGGGCGGCCGACGAGGTCCGGCTGATGGGATACGACTACCACTGGGGCACCTCGCCGCCCGGCCCGGTCGCGCCGATCACCTGGGTCCGGGAGACGCTGAACTACGCCAAGACTCAGATCCCGCCGGAGCGAATCGTGCTCGGCGTGCCGCTGTACGGCTACGACTGGGTGGACGGCAACGGCACCGCTGTGACCTGGCTGCAGGCGTTCCGGCTGTCCACCGAGCACCGGGCGAAGGTCAACTACGACGGGCTGACGCAGTCACCGTGGTTCCGTTACACCGACGAGCAGGGGCGGGAGCACGAGGTGTGGTTCGAGAACGCCGCGAGCTCCAAGGCGAAGTTCGAGGCGGCGCGCGGCTCCGGCATCCGCGGCGTCTACCTGTGGATGTTCGGCTACGAGGACACCGAAACGTGGCGGGAGCTGCGGCAGAGCCTGCCGCTCGACGGCGCGCAATGA
- a CDS encoding NAD-dependent epimerase/dehydratase family protein: MRAMVTGAAGFIGSHLVERLLADGHQVVGLDDLSTGRVENLPVGDPNLRMVQGSILDASLVDEVMADADVVFHLAAAVGAFVIQERTLHGLLTNIHGTENVLDAALRHDARVLVASTSEIYGKNDKVGLSEGDDRIIGSPLKSRWTYSEAKAIDESITHNYVRELGLRAVIVRLFNTVGPRQSGRYGMVIPRLVAQALQGRPVTIFGTGKQIRCFCHVADVVPALVRLALLDRAQGMAVNLGNTEQVSIEDLAARIIAMTDSSSGTIQVPYEEAYGPGYEDLQRRVPDCSRAGELIDFRPERTLDDIVRDVIDEQVRAGQPVTA, encoded by the coding sequence ATGCGCGCAATGGTCACCGGCGCAGCCGGTTTCATCGGATCCCACCTGGTCGAGCGGCTGCTCGCGGACGGCCACCAGGTGGTCGGGCTCGACGACCTGAGCACCGGGCGTGTCGAGAACCTCCCGGTCGGCGACCCGAACCTGCGGATGGTGCAGGGCAGCATCCTGGACGCGTCCCTGGTCGACGAGGTGATGGCCGACGCGGACGTGGTGTTCCACCTGGCCGCCGCCGTCGGCGCGTTCGTCATCCAGGAACGCACCCTGCATGGGCTGCTGACCAACATCCACGGCACCGAGAACGTGCTGGACGCCGCCCTGCGGCACGACGCGCGGGTGCTGGTCGCCTCCACCAGCGAGATCTACGGCAAGAACGACAAGGTCGGGCTTTCCGAGGGCGACGACCGGATCATCGGCTCGCCGCTGAAATCGCGCTGGACCTACTCCGAGGCCAAGGCCATCGACGAGAGCATCACCCACAACTACGTGCGGGAGCTCGGGCTCAGGGCGGTCATCGTGCGGTTGTTCAACACCGTCGGTCCGCGGCAGAGCGGCCGGTACGGCATGGTCATCCCGCGGCTGGTTGCGCAGGCTCTGCAGGGCCGGCCGGTGACGATCTTCGGCACCGGCAAGCAGATCCGCTGCTTCTGCCACGTCGCCGACGTGGTTCCTGCGCTGGTGCGGCTGGCGCTGCTGGACCGGGCGCAGGGCATGGCGGTCAACCTCGGCAACACCGAGCAGGTGTCCATCGAGGATCTCGCCGCCCGGATCATCGCGATGACCGACTCGTCCAGCGGCACCATCCAGGTCCCCTACGAGGAGGCGTACGGGCCGGGGTACGAGGACCTGCAACGTCGCGTCCCGGACTGCTCCCGCGCGGGCGAGCTGATCGACTTCCGGCCGGAGCGCACGCTCGACGACATCGTCCGCGATGTGATCGACGAGCAGGTGCGAGCCGGGCAGCCCGTGACGGCTTGA
- a CDS encoding glycosyltransferase has product MKVLHVITGLGVGGAELQLRSILQHTKHDADVVSLYNPGDVARMIIGDGVRVRDLGMTRNTQVGAVLRLRDVIREGRYDVVHTHLYRACVYGRLAARLAGTKVVVSTEHSIGETHLERRRMTFGVRALYLGTDLCSDATIAVSETVAERLRNWGMPARKITVIPNGVDFDRVEFDGAARARVRREHGISDEAYVVGVLGRLDPNKRFNLVIDSMAPMLGQETKLLIVGDGPDRARLEALAREHGVAEHVIFAGQRHDVAAMLSALDLFIASSEQETFGLSVLEAMANGIPVLYTTCPALIGIETDRARQVPGNAERMRAEIASEILAARPRADEPAIRQAYGIEAVTDRLDDLYARLWQRRGGAVPVGRS; this is encoded by the coding sequence ATGAAGGTATTGCACGTGATCACCGGGCTTGGTGTCGGCGGTGCCGAGCTGCAGCTGCGGTCGATCCTGCAGCACACCAAGCACGACGCCGACGTGGTTTCGCTGTACAACCCAGGTGACGTGGCCCGGATGATCATCGGCGACGGGGTGCGGGTGCGCGACCTCGGCATGACCCGCAACACCCAGGTCGGCGCCGTGCTGCGGCTGCGCGACGTGATCCGCGAAGGCCGCTACGACGTGGTGCACACCCACCTGTACCGGGCGTGCGTGTACGGGCGGCTCGCCGCCCGGCTGGCCGGCACCAAGGTGGTGGTTTCCACCGAGCACTCCATCGGCGAGACCCACCTGGAGCGCCGCCGCATGACCTTCGGGGTCCGGGCGCTGTACCTGGGCACCGACCTGTGCTCGGACGCCACCATCGCGGTGTCCGAAACCGTCGCGGAGCGGTTGCGTAACTGGGGCATGCCCGCGCGCAAGATCACCGTCATCCCCAACGGCGTCGACTTCGACCGGGTCGAGTTCGACGGGGCCGCGCGCGCCCGGGTGCGCCGCGAGCACGGTATCAGCGACGAAGCCTACGTGGTCGGCGTGCTCGGTCGCCTGGACCCGAACAAGCGCTTCAACCTGGTGATCGACTCGATGGCCCCGATGCTGGGCCAGGAGACCAAGCTGCTGATCGTCGGCGACGGGCCGGACCGGGCGCGGCTGGAGGCACTGGCCCGCGAGCACGGCGTCGCCGAGCACGTGATCTTCGCCGGGCAGCGGCACGACGTCGCCGCGATGCTGTCCGCGCTGGACCTGTTCATCGCCTCCTCCGAGCAGGAGACCTTCGGCCTGTCCGTGCTGGAGGCGATGGCCAACGGCATCCCGGTGCTCTACACCACCTGCCCGGCGCTGATCGGCATCGAGACCGACCGAGCCCGTCAGGTGCCCGGCAACGCGGAGCGGATGCGCGCGGAGATCGCCTCCGAGATCCTGGCCGCCCGGCCGCGCGCCGACGAGCCCGCGATCCGCCAGGCCTACGGCATCGAGGCGGTCACCGACCGCCTCGACGACCTGTATGCGCGGCTGTGGCAGCGGCGCGGCGGCGCCGTACCGGTGGGGAGGTCGTGA
- a CDS encoding sugar transferase, whose product MSVTDPAVAQPWPLAASGHGLRVPRQVGGWVLPAVDIAVLVVLIPVVGVHWLLGAGFALAALVVLAAQGQHRLRICLRVSDQLPQLAVAAGAPLVVLLPWHSGDALLLMGASGLAGLLVARGGLYSVLRGGYRRGLLNEPTLIVGSHAPAGEIAELAAEHPEFGLRPRLLAQPSGLAEILATQRITRVIVCADDSYLVTLIRACRPLPADVCVVPRLHELGMALPRASMDEIWGVPLIPLRRFGHSRAGALVKRASDVVLSGLMLFVSGPLLLALAALVAVSGGGRTFFRQLRVTRTGRTSEVVKLRTVNGDLGEHWSVTADQCTALGRWLRGTHLDELPQLVNVLRGDMSLVGPRPERPYYAVRFGREIPRYADRHRMRGGMTGWAQVQGLHGDTSIPDRARFDNQYIEYWSPWWDVVIVARTAAIVLRAAGTRRQRPRRCEK is encoded by the coding sequence ATGAGCGTGACCGATCCCGCCGTGGCGCAGCCGTGGCCGCTTGCCGCGAGCGGCCACGGGCTGCGGGTGCCGCGGCAGGTCGGGGGCTGGGTGCTGCCAGCGGTCGACATCGCGGTGCTGGTGGTGCTGATCCCGGTGGTCGGCGTGCACTGGCTGCTTGGTGCGGGGTTCGCGCTGGCGGCGCTGGTGGTGCTGGCCGCGCAGGGCCAGCACCGGCTGCGGATCTGCCTGCGGGTGTCGGACCAGCTGCCGCAGCTCGCGGTCGCGGCCGGTGCACCGCTGGTGGTGCTGCTGCCGTGGCACTCCGGCGATGCGCTGCTCCTGATGGGCGCTTCGGGGTTGGCCGGCCTGCTCGTGGCTCGCGGTGGCTTGTACTCGGTGCTGCGCGGCGGCTATCGGCGCGGGCTGCTGAACGAGCCGACGCTGATCGTCGGATCCCACGCGCCGGCCGGGGAAATCGCCGAGCTGGCGGCCGAGCATCCCGAGTTCGGGCTGCGGCCCCGGTTGCTCGCCCAGCCGAGCGGGCTGGCGGAAATCCTCGCCACGCAGCGCATCACGCGGGTGATCGTGTGCGCAGACGACTCGTACCTGGTCACCCTGATCCGCGCTTGCCGCCCGCTGCCGGCGGATGTCTGCGTCGTGCCCCGGCTGCACGAGCTGGGCATGGCGCTGCCGCGCGCCAGCATGGACGAGATCTGGGGCGTGCCGCTGATCCCGCTGCGCCGCTTCGGCCACAGCCGGGCGGGTGCGCTGGTCAAGCGCGCCTCCGATGTAGTCCTCAGTGGACTGATGTTGTTCGTGTCGGGACCGCTGCTGCTGGCACTGGCCGCGCTGGTCGCGGTCAGCGGTGGCGGCAGGACGTTCTTCCGCCAGCTGCGCGTGACGCGGACCGGGCGGACCAGCGAGGTCGTCAAGCTCCGCACCGTCAACGGCGATCTGGGGGAGCACTGGTCGGTGACCGCCGACCAGTGCACCGCGCTCGGACGCTGGCTGCGCGGCACGCACCTCGACGAGCTGCCGCAGCTGGTCAACGTGCTGCGCGGCGACATGTCGCTGGTGGGGCCCCGCCCGGAGCGGCCGTACTACGCGGTGCGGTTCGGGCGGGAGATCCCGCGATACGCCGACCGGCACCGGATGCGCGGCGGGATGACCGGCTGGGCGCAGGTGCAGGGCCTGCACGGCGACACGTCCATCCCGGACCGGGCGCGGTTCGACAACCAGTACATCGAGTACTGGTCGCCGTGGTGGGACGTCGTGATCGTGGCGCGCACGGCCGCGATCGTCCTGCGGGCGGCCGGAACCCGACGCCAACGCCCGCGCCGCTGCGAGAAATGA
- a CDS encoding NAD(P)-binding domain-containing protein has protein sequence MSDLVDVAIVGAGPYGLSLAAHLRRAGLSYRQFGLPMNLWRAHMPRGMYLKSQGFASNLSDPDGTHTLRNFCLETGRRYADYGVPVSLENFVDYGEWFQQGRGLDVEEELVADIEQRPGRFELTLSSGERVEASQVVVAVGVEYFARIPGVFSELPAELCTHSSVHDDLSSFDGQDVIVVGAGQSALETAALLHENGANARLVARAPGIAWNGKPLLPDRQLWSRMREPEAGLGSGLSTWFYSEHPKVFRHLPRATRIYRARTALGPAGGWWLRERVEGRFPVHVGHRLDWAKATGDQVRLGVRVGGEVRAFTADHVICATGYPPEITRLPMLSAALRSAIRTIDGTPSVGKDFESSVPGLYFAGPLVAPSHGPVMRFVYGADYAVRMMTARIDATTARPVVVGGAG, from the coding sequence ATGAGCGATCTCGTTGACGTTGCCATCGTTGGTGCCGGGCCATACGGCCTGTCGCTGGCCGCGCACCTGCGCCGGGCCGGCCTGTCCTATCGGCAGTTCGGGTTGCCGATGAACCTGTGGCGCGCCCACATGCCGCGCGGCATGTACCTGAAGTCGCAGGGCTTCGCCTCGAACCTGTCCGACCCGGATGGCACGCACACGCTGCGCAACTTCTGCCTGGAGACCGGGCGCCGCTACGCGGACTACGGCGTGCCGGTGTCGCTGGAGAACTTCGTCGACTACGGCGAGTGGTTCCAGCAGGGCCGCGGCCTGGACGTGGAGGAGGAGCTGGTCGCCGACATCGAGCAGCGGCCAGGCCGGTTCGAGCTGACGTTGAGCAGCGGGGAGCGCGTCGAGGCGAGCCAGGTGGTGGTCGCGGTCGGCGTCGAGTATTTCGCGCGGATCCCGGGGGTGTTCTCCGAGCTGCCCGCCGAACTCTGCACGCACAGCTCGGTGCACGACGACCTGAGCTCCTTCGACGGTCAGGACGTGATCGTCGTGGGCGCCGGGCAGTCCGCGCTGGAGACTGCGGCGCTGCTGCACGAGAACGGCGCCAACGCGCGGCTGGTGGCGCGCGCGCCGGGCATCGCGTGGAACGGGAAGCCGCTGCTACCGGATCGTCAGCTGTGGAGCCGGATGCGCGAGCCGGAGGCCGGGCTCGGTTCGGGGCTGTCCACCTGGTTCTACTCCGAGCACCCGAAGGTGTTCCGGCACCTGCCCAGGGCAACCAGGATCTACCGGGCGCGCACCGCGCTCGGGCCGGCCGGGGGCTGGTGGCTGCGCGAGCGGGTCGAGGGCCGCTTCCCGGTGCACGTCGGGCACCGGCTGGACTGGGCCAAGGCCACCGGCGACCAGGTGCGGCTCGGGGTGCGCGTCGGAGGCGAGGTCCGCGCGTTCACCGCGGACCACGTCATCTGCGCCACCGGCTACCCGCCGGAGATCACCCGGCTGCCGATGCTGTCGGCCGCGCTGCGGTCGGCCATCCGCACGATCGACGGAACGCCGAGCGTCGGCAAGGACTTCGAGTCGTCGGTGCCGGGCCTGTACTTCGCCGGGCCGCTGGTGGCGCCGAGCCACGGGCCGGTCATGCGGTTCGTCTACGGCGCCGACTACGCGGTTCGGATGATGACCGCCCGGATCGACGCGACCACGGCGCGGCCGGTGGTCGTCGGGGGTGCCGGATGA
- a CDS encoding carboxylate--amine ligase: MLPFDTSTPAVVFKLDPNVMHHGGLGVIRSLGRAGVPVYAVQEDSLAPAAHSRYLRGRWLWSPDPAETDRIRDGLAELADRIGRPSVLIPTDDAAAIFLAEHGDPLRPFFRFAQPARDLPRQLAGKYSMFQLCRQLDVPCAEATLVGAWDEALEFAAEVGYPLVAKLSAPWLGTPGEVRSTTIVGDEEELAELYGRCGDAAVGGLMLQEFIPGGPGDDWFFHGYCDAASVCRPAFTGVKERSYPAHAGLTSLGRCVENEALLKESAKLLEQLAFSGIVDLDFRWDARDRRYKLLDFNPRLGAQFRLFRDDAGVDVALASYLDLTGQEVPEGRQPVGRRFLVENYDPIAALGYLRRGELGLRSWASSMRGVHETAWFARDDLLPFVLMCLWMVCRAVARPWPLYRRTRHPELAEPQYVPGRNHALGKPTRRRRKRPFEECR, encoded by the coding sequence ATGCTCCCGTTCGACACGTCCACGCCCGCGGTGGTGTTCAAACTCGATCCGAACGTCATGCACCACGGCGGGCTCGGGGTGATCCGCAGCCTCGGCCGGGCCGGGGTGCCGGTGTACGCCGTGCAGGAGGATTCCCTGGCCCCGGCAGCGCATTCCCGCTACCTGCGCGGGCGTTGGCTGTGGAGCCCGGATCCGGCGGAGACCGACCGGATCCGCGACGGGCTCGCGGAGCTGGCCGATCGGATCGGCCGGCCGTCGGTGCTGATCCCCACCGACGACGCGGCCGCGATCTTCCTGGCCGAGCACGGTGATCCGCTGCGGCCGTTCTTCCGGTTCGCCCAGCCGGCCCGCGATCTCCCGCGCCAGTTGGCCGGGAAGTACTCGATGTTCCAGCTGTGCCGCCAACTGGATGTACCTTGCGCGGAGGCGACGCTGGTCGGCGCGTGGGACGAGGCGTTGGAATTCGCGGCCGAGGTGGGGTATCCGCTGGTGGCGAAGCTCTCCGCGCCGTGGCTCGGGACGCCGGGCGAGGTGCGCAGCACCACGATCGTCGGCGATGAGGAGGAGCTGGCCGAGCTCTACGGCCGCTGCGGGGACGCCGCCGTCGGCGGCCTGATGCTGCAGGAGTTCATCCCGGGCGGGCCGGGCGACGACTGGTTCTTCCACGGCTACTGCGACGCCGCGTCGGTGTGTCGCCCGGCCTTCACCGGCGTCAAGGAGCGCTCCTATCCCGCGCACGCGGGGCTGACCAGTCTCGGGCGCTGCGTGGAGAACGAGGCTCTGCTGAAGGAATCCGCGAAGCTGCTGGAGCAGTTGGCGTTCAGCGGCATCGTGGACCTCGATTTCCGGTGGGACGCCCGCGACCGGCGCTACAAGCTGCTGGACTTCAACCCGCGGCTGGGCGCCCAGTTCCGGTTGTTCCGCGACGACGCGGGCGTGGACGTCGCGCTCGCGTCCTACCTGGACCTTACGGGGCAGGAGGTCCCGGAGGGTCGGCAGCCGGTCGGCAGGCGGTTCCTGGTGGAGAACTACGACCCGATCGCGGCGCTGGGGTACTTGCGGCGCGGCGAATTGGGGTTGCGGTCCTGGGCGTCGTCGATGCGCGGCGTGCACGAGACCGCCTGGTTCGCCCGCGACGACCTGCTGCCGTTCGTCCTGATGTGCCTCTGGATGGTCTGCCGCGCGGTTGCCCGGCCGTGGCCGTTGTACCGCCGCACCCGCCATCCGGAGCTTGCCGAGCCCCAGTACGTCCCGGGGCGCAACCACGCCCTGGGGAAGCCGACCAGACGCCGCCGCAAGCGGCCGTTCGAGGAGTGCAGATGA
- a CDS encoding nucleotide sugar dehydrogenase — MTEHPLALAVNGRERLLADRLIAFEPRLPECTESVVVVGLGYVGLPTACALQSPTARVIGFDISEDRLQAIKAGEVDMPELERRALTAALAAGDLQLSCDPSVLAGADAVIVCVPTPVDTAHQPDLTALRAACETVVSFARRGQTIILTSTTFAGTTRQLLVEPLEQRGMRVGTDVHVAFSPERIDPGNFDHVQRETPRVVGGVTPRCADRAAEVVSRMTDSVYLVSSPEAAELTKLYENIFRAVNLALANEMADACSALGLDPIEVTIAAGTKPYGFLGSFPGPGVGGHCIPCDPYYLLWQLRREGVSAPLIEQAMRSIDQRPGQVVQRVVEMLADAGIDHSGARVVVAGVSYKAGVRDLRESPALPILAGLRRIGIDVHYFDPLLSEITLADGARMVSEPAPRGRDWDVTVLHTLHPGVDYGWARNCPRVLDATYQFDAVPHRRVL, encoded by the coding sequence GTGACTGAACATCCGCTTGCGTTGGCGGTCAACGGCCGGGAACGCCTGTTGGCGGACCGGCTGATCGCGTTCGAGCCGAGGCTGCCCGAATGCACCGAATCGGTGGTCGTCGTCGGGTTGGGCTACGTGGGATTGCCCACCGCGTGCGCGCTGCAGTCGCCGACGGCTCGGGTCATCGGCTTCGACATCAGCGAGGACCGCTTGCAGGCCATCAAGGCCGGCGAGGTGGACATGCCCGAGCTGGAGCGGCGCGCGTTGACTGCTGCACTGGCCGCGGGCGACCTGCAGCTGTCCTGCGATCCGTCGGTGCTCGCCGGCGCGGACGCGGTGATCGTGTGCGTGCCGACGCCGGTCGACACCGCGCACCAGCCGGACCTGACCGCCTTGCGGGCGGCCTGCGAGACCGTGGTCTCGTTCGCCCGCCGAGGTCAGACGATCATCCTGACCTCGACGACGTTCGCGGGCACCACCCGGCAGCTGCTGGTCGAGCCGCTGGAGCAGCGGGGCATGCGGGTGGGCACCGACGTGCACGTCGCGTTCAGCCCGGAGCGCATCGACCCCGGCAACTTCGACCACGTGCAACGGGAGACCCCGCGCGTCGTCGGAGGCGTCACGCCGCGGTGCGCCGACCGGGCCGCCGAGGTCGTGTCGCGGATGACCGATTCGGTGTACCTGGTGAGCTCGCCGGAGGCCGCCGAGCTCACCAAGCTCTACGAGAACATCTTCCGCGCGGTGAACCTGGCGCTGGCCAACGAGATGGCCGACGCGTGCTCGGCGCTCGGCCTGGACCCGATCGAGGTGACCATCGCGGCCGGGACCAAGCCGTACGGGTTCCTGGGTAGCTTCCCGGGGCCCGGCGTTGGTGGGCACTGCATCCCGTGCGACCCGTACTACCTGCTGTGGCAGCTGCGGCGGGAGGGCGTCTCGGCGCCGCTCATCGAGCAGGCGATGCGCTCGATCGACCAGCGGCCAGGCCAGGTGGTGCAGCGGGTGGTGGAGATGCTCGCCGACGCGGGCATCGACCACTCCGGGGCCCGGGTGGTGGTCGCCGGGGTCAGCTACAAGGCGGGTGTGCGGGACCTCCGCGAGTCCCCGGCGCTGCCGATCCTCGCCGGGCTGCGCCGGATCGGGATCGACGTGCACTACTTCGACCCGCTGCTGTCGGAGATCACCCTGGCCGACGGCGCCCGGATGGTCAGCGAGCCGGCGCCGCGCGGCCGGGACTGGGACGTCACCGTGCTGCACACCCTGCACCCCGGCGTCGACTACGGCTGGGCGCGAAACTGCCCGCGGGTGCTCGACGCGACTTACCAGTTCGACGCCGTGCCGCACCGGCGCGTGCTGTGA
- a CDS encoding polysaccharide deacetylase family protein: MTQTVSNWVRTGTERPFPYVLMYHSVATYARDPYLVTVDPQRFDRQLRWLRRNGLRGVSMRELMWARRTGGGHGLVGLTFDDGYTDFVHNVQPALLKHGFTATVFVIAGRPGGHNAWDADGPRKRLLTSEEIREVADAGMEVGSHGMRHQRMSELDDGELIVEVAESRELLGELTGQDVSGFCYPYGDVDLRVMNTVEAAGYDYACAIWRSPLSSRHALPRTYVGDRDGSLRLLAKRLRHELKIKR; the protein is encoded by the coding sequence ATGACGCAGACCGTTAGCAATTGGGTCCGGACCGGTACCGAACGTCCGTTCCCGTACGTGTTGATGTACCACTCGGTGGCCACCTATGCCCGCGATCCGTACCTGGTGACCGTCGACCCGCAGCGCTTCGACCGCCAGCTGCGCTGGTTGCGCCGCAACGGGCTGCGCGGGGTCTCGATGCGCGAGCTGATGTGGGCGCGCCGGACCGGGGGCGGACATGGTTTGGTCGGGTTGACCTTCGACGACGGCTACACGGATTTCGTCCACAATGTACAGCCAGCGCTGTTGAAGCACGGTTTCACCGCGACCGTCTTCGTGATCGCCGGGCGGCCCGGCGGGCACAACGCCTGGGACGCCGACGGCCCGCGCAAGCGGTTGTTGACCTCCGAGGAGATCCGCGAGGTCGCCGACGCGGGGATGGAGGTCGGCTCGCACGGGATGCGGCACCAGCGGATGTCCGAACTGGACGATGGCGAGCTGATCGTGGAGGTGGCCGAGAGCCGGGAGCTGCTGGGCGAACTCACCGGCCAGGACGTCAGCGGATTCTGCTACCCATACGGCGATGTCGACCTGCGGGTGATGAACACGGTCGAGGCGGCCGGGTACGACTACGCCTGCGCGATCTGGCGTTCGCCGCTGTCCAGCCGGCACGCCCTCCCGCGCACCTATGTGGGGGACCGGGACGGCTCGCTGCGACTGCTGGCCAAGCGACTGCGCCACGAGCTGAAGATCAAGCGCTAG